One segment of Gemmatimonadota bacterium DNA contains the following:
- a CDS encoding ATP-binding protein, whose product MHKPVQPVLPRLATFALEATLRAMPVAVLMGARQTGKSTLVRADPVAGDRPYLTLDDFDILAQARTSPDDLVRRAPVITLDEVQRAPEILTAVKRAVDESRPRGQGRFLLTGSANLLLMRGVSETLAGRAGYVRLWPLSRRERLGLGEAGIWSGLLDTPVRDWYDLVQAQTAPRADWADLARAGGYPTPSLELGTSEDRGTWFRGYTQTYLERDLQDLSAIDNLVDFRRLMRIAALRVGGLVNRADMARDAGIPQSTIRRYLNLLEASFQVVHIEPYSVNRTKRLVKSPKLYWSDTGLAMHLAGEDEPRGEHLENLVLSDLLAWRDARVPDAQILFWRTHTGEEVDLVVESSGRLLPVEVKASPRVRAGDDRHLQTFRAQYGDAAPGGLLLHSGEEVFWAADGILAAPWWRVV is encoded by the coding sequence ATGCACAAGCCGGTTCAGCCAGTACTGCCCCGGCTCGCTACGTTCGCCCTGGAAGCCACACTGCGGGCGATGCCCGTCGCGGTCCTCATGGGGGCGCGGCAGACGGGCAAGAGCACGCTCGTGCGAGCGGACCCGGTGGCCGGAGACCGTCCGTACCTGACGCTGGACGACTTCGACATCCTCGCGCAGGCCCGCACATCTCCGGACGACCTCGTGCGTCGTGCCCCGGTCATCACGCTCGATGAGGTGCAGCGGGCCCCCGAGATCTTGACCGCGGTGAAGCGCGCGGTGGACGAATCGCGGCCGCGAGGGCAGGGTCGCTTCCTTCTGACCGGCTCCGCCAACCTCCTTCTCATGAGGGGCGTCTCGGAAACGCTGGCCGGCCGGGCCGGGTACGTGCGTCTTTGGCCACTCTCCAGGCGCGAGCGCCTCGGGCTGGGAGAGGCGGGCATCTGGAGCGGGCTGCTCGACACGCCGGTCCGCGACTGGTACGACCTCGTCCAGGCGCAGACCGCACCCCGCGCAGACTGGGCCGACCTCGCGCGCGCCGGCGGCTATCCGACTCCGTCCCTGGAGCTCGGCACCTCCGAGGACAGGGGCACCTGGTTCCGCGGTTACACGCAGACCTACCTGGAGCGCGACCTGCAGGATCTGTCGGCGATCGACAATCTCGTCGACTTCCGCCGCCTGATGAGGATCGCCGCCCTGCGCGTCGGCGGGCTGGTCAATCGCGCCGACATGGCGCGCGACGCGGGCATCCCACAGTCGACGATCCGGCGCTACCTGAACCTGCTCGAGGCGTCGTTCCAGGTCGTGCACATCGAACCCTACTCGGTCAACCGCACGAAGCGCCTGGTCAAGTCGCCCAAGCTGTACTGGAGCGACACCGGACTCGCCATGCACCTGGCGGGCGAGGACGAGCCACGAGGGGAGCATCTCGAGAACCTGGTTCTCTCAGATCTTCTGGCCTGGCGGGATGCCCGGGTGCCGGACGCCCAGATCCTGTTCTGGCGGACACACACGGGCGAGGAGGTCGACCTGGTGGTCGAGTCCTCGGGCCGGCTCCTGCCCGTCGAAGTAAAAGCCTCGCCCAGGGTGCGGGCCGGGGACGACCGGCACCTGCAGACATTCCGGGCGCAGTACGGCGACGCCGCCCCGGGCGGGCTTCTACTGCACTCGGGTGAGGAGGTCTTCTGGGCCGCCGATGGGATCCTGGCGGCCCCGTGGTGGCGCGTGGTGTGA
- a CDS encoding Arc family DNA-binding protein, translating into MATLNIKNFPAALYRKLKARARGQHRSMAQEVTHILERALKDEEHLSILDLEGLGREVWEDTDAAEHVERERRAWD; encoded by the coding sequence ATGGCGACGCTGAACATCAAGAACTTCCCGGCGGCTCTGTACCGGAAGCTCAAGGCACGTGCCAGGGGTCAGCATCGCTCCATGGCTCAGGAGGTCACTCACATCCTCGAAAGGGCGTTGAAGGACGAGGAGCACCTGTCGATTCTAGACCTCGAGGGGCTCGGACGAGAGGTGTGGGAAGACACCGACGCGGCGGAGCACGTGGAGCGCGAGCGGCGGGCGTGGGACTAG
- a CDS encoding PIN domain-containing protein — protein MGLVDDLAAPIAIDTAIIIYLIEQNEGFLPAIRPLFKAADRGDIELVTSEVTLLEVLVGPYRAGDADLAARYEALLTRSRGLTLVALSRPVIRAAAQLRATRAIRTPDALQLAAALSRRCGSFLTNDRRIPSLPGLPVVQVSDRV, from the coding sequence GTGGGACTAGTCGACGACCTGGCGGCGCCGATAGCGATCGACACCGCGATCATCATCTACCTGATCGAGCAGAACGAGGGATTCCTCCCCGCGATCCGTCCCCTGTTCAAGGCCGCGGACCGCGGAGACATCGAGCTCGTCACCTCCGAGGTCACCCTCCTGGAAGTCTTGGTCGGGCCGTACCGGGCCGGGGACGCGGACCTGGCGGCACGCTACGAGGCATTGCTGACGCGGAGCCGCGGCCTCACCCTCGTCGCGCTGAGTCGTCCGGTGATCCGAGCCGCCGCACAACTGCGCGCGACCCGGGCGATTCGGACCCCTGACGCCCTGCAGCTCGCGGCCGCGCTGAGCCGCCGGTGCGGATCGTTCCTGACCAACGATCGCAGGATCCCGTCGCTGCCGGGGCTGCCGGTGGTGCAGGTGAGCGACCGGGTCTGA